The following proteins are encoded in a genomic region of Salminus brasiliensis chromosome 17, fSalBra1.hap2, whole genome shotgun sequence:
- the cyb5b gene encoding cytochrome b5 type B: protein MGEETDRSGKTNDQSKDREGVNHISEAVSDVKYYTLEEVQAHNMSKDTWLIIHDKVYDITSFLEEHPGGEEVLLEQAGADATESFEDVGHSTDAREMLQQYYIGELHMNDRKKEAKKEVYITTSKESSSWTTWLIPAVAAAVVGIMYRYYMLEHKS from the exons ATGGGCGAAGAAACAGATCGATCGGGAAAGACGAACGATCAAAGTAAAGACAGAGAAGGTGTAAATCACATATCTGAGGCTGTAAGCGATGTTAAGTATTACACACTCGAGGAGGTTCAGGCGCACAACATGAGCAAAGACACATGGCTCATCATCCACGACAAAGTTTATGACATTACGAGTTTCCTAGAAGAG CATCCGGGAGGTGAAGAAGTGCTTCTGGAACAAGCAGGTGCAGACGCAACGGAGAGCTTTGAAGATGTTGGGCATTCCACAGACGCAAGAGAGATGCTGCAGCAGTACTATATTGGAGAGCTGCACATG AATGACAGAAAAAAGGAGGCTAAGAAG GAAGTTTACATCACAACTTCAAAAGAGTCCAG CTCATGGACCACCTGGTTGATTCCGGCTGTAGCGGCTGCTGTTGTGGGCATCATGTACCGTTATTACATGCTAGAGCACAAATCTTGA